The sequence ATCCTTATTACAAGAATGTTAAGAAATCAGTGGTAAGAAACATATTTTAACTAGCTTATGAGAAGCTGGCAGACTTTCAAGAGGAACAGCTCTGGTTTAATAATAACACAGAAAAGAGTGCACTTCTGTTTTATCTTCATTCAAATATATGTTCTAACTTCTAACTTAAGATAATTGATGGCAGATCAAACACTGGTGGTTAacactttaattttaaaataggaAATTGGGATACTTGTACTGGCTGCTGGCACCATGCTTTTTATCCTGAGATCAACTGTAGTTAGTTTTTACATTGGCTGAGAACTTGGGGTATGCATGCGCACCTACATTTTGTATGTCACACAAGTGCATATATATGCTTCATCAGAACCGCTTTGGCTAGTAGCTGTGCAAAATAACTGGTGAGGAAGTCCCTACTGGGAACTGAAGGAGATTTTACACAGTTGCTGTTTCAAAGAGATTGGCTTGGTGAAAGACTAATTGATTAGGATGGCAGGTAGAAATAAAAGGGTGGGAAAGTTAGTAGGCATAGTCTATTGCGTGAAGTTGCAGCAGGAGCAGATGGGAAAGAGTAGCTTCTACCTCTCTTGTATCACCCAGAAAGAATTGTTTAGCAAGAACATTTTTATAGTGTAAACTGCAGTGTAGTATGAAACTTGCCTTGGCTTTGTGTAGTATATTTAATATGTGGTCATTTTGATTGCTAAATTCTCAGTCGAGCCTTTATATGTACCACTTTTAatgaaattgtattttaattggatAAAATCATCTTATAATTGAGGGTATTCATAAATTGCCAAACTGGGATTAACTGGAGTGGATCTGAATACTGGATGATTCAggggttttaaaaaacataacagTATAAGTGTTAGTGAGAGTTAGTTCAGTATAGGTTCTCAGTTTAATTTTCACAAAACTATTTAACTCTTCTCCCATCTTTAATATTAACCATTTTCAGTTTATTTCCTTAAGTTTGTGCACTGTAAGCGGCAAATTATTTGAGCAATCAGTAAAATGAGAAACTTTTATTCTAGGAAACACACATCATTGATACCTTCAAGGAAGACTTCTATGGAGAAATACTTAGCATAATTATTGTTGGATACATAAGACCAGAAAAAAACTTTAATTCTTTAGGTAAATCCTGAGTATACCTTATATAAGATCTGTCAATGGTAATAGTAGTCACACatcttatgtattatttattttagttattgtATGTATATACTGCTACggcagttttcattttaaaaatactaaaCTAAATGAAACAACATGTAAAGTTGGCCCTGGGGTGTAGGGGACACAGGGTGACTGGAGCAGGCCCATATGTTgtctttgcctccctccctccctctcttcttccttttaCCTCCTGTAATGGCCATGATATCTATGATGAGCAAGGCATCTCTTTGTCAAGTTGGCAAACTAGCATTACTTTGTGGCTTCTGAAGTCAGTAAAACTCTTATTTTGGGATTTCTATGTCAAGATAAAACATGTTTTTCCCACACCTTTTCTGTCTAACTAGGCATTTCCAGCATGCAGCTGTGTATTATTGGTGCATCCTTGTGTGCTCCCTCTGTAAATGTGTACCCCAAACTCTTTCTTCCTGTCGTGTACATTACTTGAAAGTGATAGGTGGGAACAGCGTAAAAAAACATGCAATTGCATAGATGGTGAATCTCAGTTCAGTACATAATAGAAAAAATATTTGCATTATATAGATATGAATGAACCTTGAGCTCACTGGCTCTCTCCTGCACTTCTTTTGCAAATTGGACAAACCAGAATTGAAAGCCAATTGTGGGTTTATTTCTTTACTACATATATATTCTATCTGTCTTCAATAAAATGTACTGTGGAGTACATAAGGTTCTTGGATGGTCAATCATCCAGGCACAAACCTGACTAGATCTGCTTAACCTAGCCAGGTTACTgtgtcatgtgctttcagaccatagttTGCCCAGTTTGGAACAGCAAACTGGTTTGCCATAAAGGGACTGCATGTCAACACGTCTGGCATTTGTTCGTGTATTGCCAAACCATACTTTGTGTCTGAACCACTCTTGTCCATCTGTTATTTATCAGCTTACCTGTGGTATTTTTGAAGCAGGTTTTTACCAATATTGTATGATTTATTCAGAATTGGTATGTGAAGTAGTATCAACTTCTTTTCCACCTCTATAGATGCACTCATTGAAGCTATTCAAGATGACATTGAAGAAGCTAACAAAAACCTAGACTTGTCAGAACATCAGAAATTGAAAGAAGACAACTTCTTCCACACTGCTGCTGTTAGCAATATGACTAATGGTCACTGAGTGATGCCGCTTCCTTTATTTTCATTGTAAATTGCACTAATTTTAGTGGTTGTCCTTTTGAGAAAAAATCTCCAATCAATATACCTGTGGTTTAGGAGCTCCGCTTGTATGGGCGTTGAATTAAAATGGATAGCCATAAGGACTGTTTTTAAATCAACATATTGTAATGGTAAgtgagaaacaaaacaaagaactTTAGGAACGAAGGTTTTACCATACATAATACAATGTATACAAACTGTCATCCAAGGCTGGGCAACCATCAGTTTACTAAATATAGACAAGTAATTTCTAAATGTTACTAATTATAGTTACCATATCTTTAAATACACATCATTTCATGATTTTTAAGTGTCAAAACAATCATGCTGGAAGTCTTTATAGTGAGCGAAAAATAGGCTGTTTTCATTTGGATGCTTGGCTTTTATTTGTTATGTAATTAAAAGTGAATTGGATCCAGAGGGAAATTAGTCACGCTTCAGGATATATGTTGGTCATGACTAACTTGTGTCATTGATTTTTATGAAACTAAAATGTAACTTCCTCTTAATTCAAATAAGTTTTTTTGCATATTTATAATAGAGCCTACCTGTTGTACTTGCTTCTAAGGTATGGTGCAAAATCCTGGTTTCCAGAGCAGTGTTTGAATTCAGTTAaatcagacattttttaaaaaccaagtaCCCTTGCCTTGACTGTAGAATGATAAAAACATATTGCTCAGTCTTTCTTCTCACCAAGTCTAGGTGCAACTTGGCTGTTACAAAATGGATTCTAACACGATAAATGGAGTTTTCAGTGGTGAACTTAGTCTACTTGGAAGAAGATGTGGTGCATGTATGGAGCCTACTTTGCTGCTATATAAATGTGGCTGTTACTGCTTGATGTACTCTGATGCATGTGCACAAGTACTGATTAGCTACATTACCTGGTTATAGAATTTGATAGGGTATAGCTTTAATTTATTACTTGCATAATATATGACTTACATGCAATTTTAGTGATATGCATATGGATATAATGGTAGGAAGCAAGGTTGATTTGCCTAAACAATTTTTAGCTTTTGTAGAAACATAATTGTTATCAGAATTGTGTGTCTAAGTCTGTTTCTACATAAAATTCTCTTTAGAAGTACACATGGTATAGTCTTAGTGATTAATGTGCGTTGAAGGTTTGAAGCTTTTTATATTAAACGTGACCAAAGTCCTACAATGAAATGTTAGACTGCTTTACAAAATGCAGTGTTGGAATGTAAACTTTTGTGCATTTAAATTAAAAGTTCAGTCCCCAAAAAGAACCTAAATTTAGAATAATGCAATACTGTAGTAGGTAGCTAAATATGTAGCCTTTTTCATGTGGTTGAACATGTATACAATGTGTTTTTGGGCAGTAGGATTGCAGTGGCAAGTCCTGCTATACACTCATTTTGCAGACATACAAGTGAGTATACAAACTGTCTACACAGGTGAGGACCATGCTTTTTCCAGAGTTCTCAACTTGGTGTTTGAGCTTACATGGATATAATTCATATGCACACAGGTTGCAGATAGGCAAATAAATGCACAGGAAACAGGGCTTGCAACTTTAATTCTGTTTGCCTCCTATACATTGATTGTATCTGTGTGTGGCTGTGGCAAAGATGCTTATATTTCATCTGAAAATTTTCCTGTTGTGTTAATTTGCATTATTTTGCAATGAAACTCCTGGTCCCCTCTTTTGTCACTGTTGAAATGTTCCTGTAGCCATATCCGAGCGATGTAGTGAAGTTTATATATTTCCTTTTCTGTTTCTATCTTTAGTAACATTACCAATATTCTCTCTCCCCTGTCATCTTACTAACAATTGGGATTTccacatttttaattgatttattagTTAGTCATAATTTGTGGATGCCACTGACTCCCAAGTTCTGTGTGCCAGAAAATGTGTGTCCCAGCATGCAGGCAGCCAGCCTGTCCCAGCATGCTTCTGCTTCTGTCATCGTCAAGGTTCAGCAGCACAAAGCAAGGTGGACTTTCTCTTCATATGATGGGCTTTTGAAGCCAGCAAAAGCACTTCTGCCTACTGTAAATTTCTGTAGTGTTACATGGAAAAATCCCTTCTCTAACCCAATAGAGGGGAAGGGGTCATGTCATGCAGAGCAAATGGCTGGGGCAACTGCTTCTGGCAAGCAGGTTTGCGGAGCCTTGCCCCACCATAATTAAATGTTAGTGGTTAGTAGTAAGCATACTATCTTACTGGGGCCATAACACGAGAATAACTGGGGTCTTGATATTACCTGTGAGTGCTTGCGAGTTGTGGTTGTCTTACTTTAGAAATGAGTGCCTTCTAGAAGGGTTTAGTTTACGAATTGTGAACACTAGTGTTAAACATCATTACCTGCATTTGAATTATTCATTGAGTATGTGGTACTGGCAAAGTACTTTATGTTTGAAAAACTACACTAATGTATGAACCAGAAAAATGGTTTATTTTTCAGTCCTGATAAAAATGTTAGTATATGAAAAGTGAGCATTTATTGAATTCTGTCTTTTTATATACCTGTATTTAGGATAAATGATTCATTTTAAAATTATCACTACTTTTATTaagggttttattttttattcatttcaacaaaTAAATTACAGAAAACGTGTATATGTACTATTCAGTTTTGTCACACTTGATGGTACAAAAGACAGAATAACATCGATAGTTTGCCCACACCCAGTATTTTCTTCTAATACAATATTACACTTCACATGCACTGCGCTGCTTTATGTTGGGGTAACAGTTTGCCATACATTGTCCAGTAAACAATAGTTACTGCTTTTTTAATTCCAGTATGTGTAAAAGAGCGGtatgcttttatctgttttaaatgaGAAGTGAGAGCTGTGTGTTTGCTTTAGGACCACTTCAAATTCTGTTAGGTTTCTACAAAAATGATATACAGTATATTCTTATATTTCACTAACttgtattatcattatttattaattaagcttataaaccgcccaactagcaatagctctctgggcggtgaacaaagtacagtaaaatcataatacaataccacaggacataaaaacaatcaaaaatcaattacaaccaTTTATATAAATTtaagttaaactaaattaaaatgctttggtgaaaagaaaggttttcgcttggcgccaaaaagaaaacagcgtcggcgccaagtgcacctccatggggagactgttccataatttgggggccaccaccgagaaggccctagatcttgtcaccaccctccgggcctccctatgagtcggggcctggaggagggccttcgttgtggaatgtagtgtacgggccggttcatatcgggagaggcgttccaacaggtatcgtggccctgcgccatataaggctttataggttaataccaacactttgaatctagcccggaagcttattggcagccagtgcaagcgagccagaacaggtgttatgtgctcggaccgcttcgtccttgttagcagtctggctgccgcattttgcactagctgtagcttccgaacagtcttcaaaagtagccctacgtagagcacattgcagtagtctaagtgtgaggttactagagcatgtaccactgatgtaaggtcctctttactcaaataggggcgtagctgggctaccaaccgaagttggtagaacgcattccttgccaccgaggctacttgagcctcaagtgagagggaagagtcaaaaaggactcccagactacaaacccgctcctttggggggagtgtaaccccatccaggacagggtatatatccaccatccgatcagagaaaccatccaccaacagcatctcagtcttgtctggattgagctctTGTATAGAGTATTGTTAGCAAGAAGTTTGTGGTCCAAATGTTACTGAAGGTGGGCTCTTCATAATGTgttacatttatttttaacataacTATGAAAATACACCTTGAAAAACGTAAGTACTCATTTGCTGAAAAGGCACTAAAACTTTTCCTAAGTCTTTAATTGCTGCTACTAATCATACACTGGATGcccaattaaaaaataataatcgcaAAGCCTATGATGGGACCAGTATGCAAGAATGTTTGCACTTACTCCTATAGTTGCATATTGAACTTCCAAGCCTATCAAGTCTAGGCAGAGGATGTACGTGGGAGTCAAATGCATGAAGGGACCAGTGTGAACATGTGGAGCTACTCAACCTCCTCAGGAGTGAATGTGTAGGGTTTCTCCAAGGGAACAAGAATCCTGATAGGCCTGGGCTTCTGAGATTATGGTCTCCGAAACTCTATGCATTGAAGGAGCTCCGTTAAGGCTGAGCCCATCACGCATTGGCTGGAGGACACTCCAATGCACCCATGTCAAGGGGACAGGGTTATCCCCATGCATTCCTATTGACCCCTTCATGCATTTAAGCACTAATGCCTGACTAGGGCTATGGAGAGCTTCAGTTCTTATCCAAACCTCAGCCTAGGTTTTTTTCCTGCCTTGAGCTTTGCAGAGGAAAGCAAAATGTGGACAACATACCTGTTCACACACCACCATCAAAAAGATTCCCTAAGTAATGCTTCTTGGTCACATTTCCAGCtatgagcataagaagagcctgctgtatcgggtcaaaggcccatccagtccagcatcctgttgttacagtggccaatcagatgcctgtgggaagcctgcaagcagagccTGAacacaagagtactctcccctcctgcagttttcagcagttTTGAGACTTAGATtatctatcaaatttttaaaaaacatgtttagaAGACATTAAAGGTTTAATGTATCTTGGCCAGCTTTCTAGATGAAAATAAAACATTGACTCTTGCAAGCCTCCATAGAAAAAGGACTCTAGAGGCAATGTTCTGCCCGAGCTGTGTGGGTAATGAGGCAATCCAACGTCAAATATGTATTTCAACACCATTTGATTAATTTACAGTTTACAGTAGTTTAAAGAATTCCAGCAGTTCAAATGCTCAATTTAGTTTAAAGATAGGACTACTAGCCAAATGACTGAACGTTTAAACAAACTATCCATTCAAGAAAGAGCACTGTAACATATAAGAATGTTATTAACCTTCAACTAGTTATTCTAGCGTGTTTGCAGAGACTTGTTTGAGTCCAGATTACTGAAAAATTTCATTGATTAATAAAATGTCAGGTTTCTCAGTCCTCAAACAGTCTGCGGAAGAACTGTCAAGTCTTTGGTTCTCCAGAGTTTTCCTTTTGCTAATATTGTGTTAAGTCACTTGCATGCTTCATCCTCATGCCACCTTCTGACTCCCCCATCTGGCAAAGCAAGTACTTTTTGAACTCTTTATCCACAGGTTTTCTTAAGGGGttgttctggaactctctgctaTAGAAAACTGACATTTAACATttgaggcatttttaaaaaagattcagaGATTAAGAGAATAAAAGTGATGGGACACATTACAGAAACGAATTATATTCTTCCCTTGCACTGGTCACCTTTGTCATCCAGCACCTTTTACAGTATGCCAAAAGAAAAACTTTACCAATAGAGAGGTTCATATGGGGTTACAGAGCTAGATTGGATTTTGGTTAACCTAAGCGCCACTCAGTTTAAAATTAGTAGTTTTAAAATGTAGCAACTTCCTTAACTGTAAGCTCCCAATAATAGCGATTTGTTTGAATAAGTCATGTTTTGCTTGTCTGCTTTGAAATTGTTAAGATTACTTAATAAAACAATGCACAAAATGAACTGAGAATAGAGCTGTACGGATGCTGCAGCTCCACTGGTGCAACAGGCTTCCATGTGCACAATGATGCTTCCTCTAGTCCCCTCCATTACCCCATGCAACCctggaatctgctctggaggactgGAGGAACCCCATGGAGCAGATTCTGTGGGTTCAagggaggggagacagaaaaTTGTAGTTCCGCTGTGCCACCGGAAtcacatgctgccctgggctcctactggggaagggcagaatataataataaaaataatgtttgGAGTCTTGGATACAATTCCTATTACTTCCTATGGCCTAATTGGCCCTAAATAATTTTCAAAGTAAGGTTATCCCTCAGATCACGTATGGTGCGGCAGTGTGGGGCTGGGAAGAAACCCATATTGCCAGTTTAGAGGTTATACAAAATAGCTTCCTGAGAAGACTTCTGTCTTTGCCTCCAGGCACCCCAGCGGTGATGCTACAAGCAGAGATGGGCCTTCCACCGCTCAGAGCCTGTATACACTATACCCTTATTAACTGGAGCTCTATAAACGGCGCACCAGCCAAGCTAATAATCTATGTTTTGGCCAGGCCTCATGTGTTGGGTCGTGGAACGCACGAATTGATAGTCTATACCAACTCTATCGTATCTCGCCACAGGCCCTCTTCTCTTTAACTAACAAATTGAGTCTTCGTGATGCAATTTATCAACACTGTGCCTACTTAGATAGATTGACTATAATTAATTCTAAATTCTCCAAATGGTACTGGGTTTTTAAGCACGATCACGCCAGAGCAACATACCTGGCTCAGCCCATCCCTGTAAACCTTAGGCTGGCATTCACGGCGCTTCGTTTTAACACCATGCCAAACGCGGTGAGGGATGGCCGCCACTCTCGGACACCATGGTCCCAGCGACTTTGCATCTGCGGAGTTCTGGAGGTAGAAGATCTACCTCATTATCTGTTGACCTGCCCCATTTATCGCACCCTCATGCAAAGTACTTGACAGGGCTGTTGTCACGCTCGCACCTGGTTCTAGACTATGAA is a genomic window of Rhineura floridana isolate rRhiFlo1 chromosome 1, rRhiFlo1.hap2, whole genome shotgun sequence containing:
- the RFK gene encoding riboflavin kinase, coding for MKHLPYFCRGEVVRGFGRGSKELGIPTANFSEEVVDSFPSDISTGIYYGWACVGNGDVHKMVLSIGWNPYYKNVKKSVETHIIDTFKEDFYGEILSIIIVGYIRPEKNFNSLDALIEAIQDDIEEANKNLDLSEHQKLKEDNFFHTAAVSNMTNGH